A DNA window from Luteolibacter luteus contains the following coding sequences:
- a CDS encoding low molecular weight protein arginine phosphatase has protein sequence MSAKKSVLFICTGNTCRSPMAESLFRKAVEKRGDFIVQSAGVAAYPGDKANPETVKLLSSRGIAVDGFRSQPLSEELVEQATHIFAMTSGHLEALENLFPDYSDKFYLTCEFVEIPGRGVAADVPDPIGMGRKAYEETAKTLDLAIPTLIAFIDQTWQGD, from the coding sequence ATGTCCGCCAAGAAATCGGTCCTTTTTATCTGCACGGGAAACACCTGCCGCAGTCCGATGGCCGAAAGTCTTTTCCGCAAGGCCGTGGAGAAGCGCGGTGACTTCATCGTGCAATCGGCCGGAGTGGCTGCTTATCCAGGGGACAAGGCGAACCCGGAGACCGTGAAACTCCTCTCCAGCCGGGGAATTGCCGTCGATGGCTTCCGCAGCCAGCCGCTTTCCGAAGAACTGGTGGAGCAGGCGACCCATATTTTCGCGATGACCTCCGGCCATCTGGAGGCGCTGGAAAACCTTTTTCCGGATTATTCGGACAAATTCTACCTGACCTGTGAATTCGTGGAAATCCCCGGCAGGGGAGTCGCGGCGGATGTCCCGGACCCCATCGGCATGGGCCGGAAGGCCTACGAAGAAACCGCGAAGACGCTGGATCTGGCGATCCCGACCCTGATTGCCTTCATCGATCAGACTTGGCAGGGGGATTGA
- the rpiB gene encoding ribose 5-phosphate isomerase B, with amino-acid sequence MSQKSLRIALGADHGGVDLKDALVAHLKAAGHEVTDFGTQGHESVDYADFANLVGRSVSDGTQDFGVLCCTSGVGVSIAANRHRHVRAANVRTVEEAVTTRQHNDANVLCLGAKTVDAATATAMVDAFLGTAFEGGRHEVRVCKSSGSRIAETDPDLYAAIVAEEKRQRNNIELIASENFASPAVMEAQGSVLTNKYAEGYPGKRWYGGCENVDVVEQLAIDRAKKLFGAEHANVQPHSGSQANTAVYFSVLKPGDKILTMDLSHGGHLTHGHKANFSGKFYEVVHYGVSKEDEQIDYDHLAELARETKPALITCGASAYSRVIDFARMAQIAREVGAYLFVDMAHIAGLVAAGVHPNPVPHADFVTSTTHKSLRGPRGGIILCKEEFAKKIDAQVFPGIQGGPLMHVIAAKAVCFGEALKPDFKDYQAQIVKNAQALAARLTSHGYRIVSGGTDNHVMMVDLRPKGLNGADASHALDEAGITVNKNSIPFDTGTPMKPSGIRIGTPAVTTRGMKEKDVEQVADFIAEALGAIGDEPKLHAIRDKVFAFNRAFPMPM; translated from the coding sequence ATGAGCCAGAAGTCCCTGCGTATTGCCCTCGGCGCCGATCACGGCGGAGTTGACCTGAAGGATGCCCTCGTCGCCCACCTGAAGGCCGCGGGCCATGAGGTGACGGATTTCGGAACGCAAGGCCATGAATCGGTGGACTATGCGGACTTTGCGAATCTGGTGGGCCGCTCGGTTTCCGACGGGACCCAGGATTTCGGCGTCCTCTGCTGTACCTCCGGTGTGGGCGTGAGCATCGCCGCGAACCGCCACCGCCACGTCCGCGCGGCCAATGTCCGTACGGTCGAGGAAGCGGTCACCACCCGCCAGCACAACGACGCGAACGTCCTCTGCCTGGGTGCCAAGACCGTGGATGCCGCGACCGCCACCGCGATGGTGGATGCTTTCCTCGGCACGGCCTTCGAAGGTGGCCGCCACGAAGTCCGCGTCTGCAAGTCTTCCGGCTCCCGCATCGCTGAGACCGATCCTGATCTCTACGCCGCCATCGTCGCGGAAGAGAAGCGCCAGCGGAACAATATCGAGCTGATCGCTTCGGAGAACTTTGCCTCTCCCGCCGTGATGGAGGCCCAAGGGTCCGTACTGACCAACAAGTATGCCGAGGGCTATCCCGGCAAGCGCTGGTATGGCGGCTGCGAGAACGTCGACGTGGTCGAGCAACTCGCCATCGACCGGGCCAAGAAGCTTTTCGGTGCCGAGCACGCGAACGTGCAGCCGCATTCCGGTTCCCAAGCGAACACCGCCGTTTATTTCTCCGTGCTGAAGCCGGGTGACAAGATCCTGACGATGGATCTTTCCCATGGCGGTCACCTGACCCACGGCCACAAGGCAAACTTCTCCGGCAAGTTCTACGAAGTCGTTCACTACGGCGTGAGCAAGGAAGACGAGCAGATCGACTACGATCACCTCGCCGAACTGGCCCGCGAGACGAAGCCCGCCCTCATCACCTGCGGTGCCAGTGCTTACTCCCGCGTCATCGACTTCGCGCGGATGGCACAGATCGCCCGTGAGGTGGGTGCCTACCTTTTCGTGGACATGGCGCACATCGCAGGTTTGGTCGCTGCCGGAGTCCATCCGAACCCCGTGCCGCACGCGGATTTCGTGACCTCCACCACTCACAAGTCCCTGCGCGGTCCGCGCGGCGGCATCATCTTGTGTAAGGAAGAGTTCGCGAAGAAGATCGACGCTCAAGTGTTCCCGGGCATCCAGGGCGGCCCGCTGATGCACGTGATCGCGGCGAAGGCCGTCTGTTTCGGCGAGGCTCTGAAGCCGGACTTCAAGGATTACCAGGCACAGATCGTGAAGAACGCGCAGGCGCTCGCCGCACGCCTCACCAGCCATGGTTACCGCATCGTCTCCGGCGGCACCGACAACCACGTGATGATGGTCGACCTTCGTCCGAAGGGTCTCAACGGTGCCGATGCCTCGCACGCTCTCGATGAAGCAGGCATCACGGTGAACAAGAACTCAATCCCCTTCGACACCGGTACACCGATGAAGCCGAGCGGTATCCGCATCGGCACGCCGGCCGTGACCACCCGCGGCATGAAGGAAAAGGACGTGGAGCAAGTGGCAGACTTCATCGCCGAAGCGCTGGGCGCGATTGGTGACGAGCCGAAGCTTCACGCGATCCGTGACAAGGTGTTCGCATTCAACCGCGCTTTCCCCATGCCGATGTAA